A genomic region of Gloeocapsopsis dulcis contains the following coding sequences:
- a CDS encoding RidA family protein, whose product MKKPEFFVTPGYGEYMLNSLHYSQAVKIDDRVETSGQGGWDNNLQIPELIADEIAQAFRNVERTLATADAGWEHVVHVNSYHVGGFPPEVNDVMVKLFRHYMPNHAPIWTEVGVTALGLPTMRIEIRVTAIVP is encoded by the coding sequence ATGAAAAAGCCAGAGTTTTTTGTCACCCCCGGTTATGGGGAATATATGTTGAATAGCTTGCACTACTCGCAAGCGGTCAAAATTGACGATCGAGTGGAGACATCCGGACAAGGTGGCTGGGATAACAATCTGCAAATTCCCGAATTGATCGCGGACGAGATTGCTCAGGCGTTTCGGAACGTAGAGCGAACCTTGGCGACTGCTGATGCGGGTTGGGAACACGTTGTCCACGTCAATTCTTACCATGTTGGCGGGTTTCCCCCAGAGGTTAACGATGTGATGGTCAAGCTATTTCGTCATTACATGCCCAATCATGCTCCAATTTGGACAGAGGTAGGAGTTACGGCGCTTGGACTGCCAACGATGCGGATTGAAATTCGCGTTACTGCAATTGTTCCGTGA